In Lysinibacillus sp. FSL M8-0337, the following proteins share a genomic window:
- the rpmA gene encoding 50S ribosomal protein L27, giving the protein MKLLLALDLQLFASKKGVGSTKNGRDSESKRLGAKRADGQFVTGGSILYRQRGTKIYPGTNVGRGGDDTLFAKVDGVVKFERLGRDRKQVSVYPATQEA; this is encoded by the coding sequence ATGAAATTGTTATTAGCATTAGACCTTCAACTTTTCGCATCGAAAAAAGGGGTAGGTTCTACTAAAAACGGACGTGACTCTGAGTCTAAACGTCTTGGCGCTAAACGTGCTGATGGCCAATTCGTAACTGGTGGTTCTATTCTTTACCGTCAACGCGGTACAAAAATTTACCCAGGTACAAACGTAGGTCGTGGTGGTGATGATACACTATTTGCTAAAGTGGATGGCGTTGTTAAATTCGAACGCTTAGGTCGCGATCGCAAACAAGTATCAGTATACCCAGCTACACAAGAAGCTTAA
- a CDS encoding ribosomal-processing cysteine protease Prp — translation MIKVTIHHDENRHVSAFEFSGHAEYDESGKDLVCAGASTIAIGTVNAIYALLQLQPEVEQAAEGGGYLKVDLPTDLEPEIDTKLQLIVQVMTAQVYSMVQNYGQYIQINYNQVGGGTE, via the coding sequence ATGATAAAAGTTACGATACATCATGATGAAAATAGACATGTGTCTGCATTCGAATTTTCAGGACATGCTGAGTACGACGAATCAGGTAAAGATTTAGTATGTGCAGGTGCATCTACCATTGCGATTGGCACGGTAAATGCAATTTATGCGCTACTACAATTACAACCAGAAGTTGAACAAGCAGCTGAAGGTGGAGGCTACCTGAAGGTAGATTTACCAACAGATTTAGAGCCTGAAATTGATACAAAACTACAATTAATTGTCCAAGTGATGACTGCCCAAGTGTATTCTATGGTGCAAAATTACGGACAATATATCCAAATCAACTACAACCAAGTAGGAGGTGGAACAGAATGA
- the rplU gene encoding 50S ribosomal protein L21, producing MYAIIETGGKQIKVEAGQEIYVEKLGVEADEVVTFDKVLFVGGENVKVGAPFVEGATVTAKAVKEGRQKKIVVFKLKAKKNYRRKQGHRQPYTKLVVESINA from the coding sequence ATGTACGCAATTATTGAAACTGGTGGTAAACAAATCAAAGTAGAAGCTGGTCAAGAAATCTATGTTGAGAAATTAGGCGTAGAAGCTGACGAGGTTGTAACTTTCGATAAAGTTCTATTCGTAGGTGGCGAAAACGTAAAAGTTGGAGCTCCATTCGTAGAAGGCGCTACAGTAACAGCTAAAGCTGTGAAAGAAGGCCGTCAAAAGAAAATCGTTGTTTTCAAATTGAAAGCTAAAAAGAACTACCGTCGTAAACAAGGTCACCGTCAACCTTATACAAAATTAGTTGTTGAATCAATCAATGCTTAA
- a CDS encoding site-2 protease family protein, translated as MKVKLHLLCIPLILFMIFSGQIAYYAIILTSLLWHEAGHLLVAMLCGVKIKSCVISPYGGEIEFENPAAVQTSSLLWIALGGPITTILGIGLAFFMPELIATRLINVQLVLLAINLLPIIPLDGGRIVLACLFLFYPSVRLVEYYYSLSLIFASILFIITLINLPQTIFLAILCLFIWLQVLKEWKYRKYRVAFEKYVMNRLT; from the coding sequence ATGAAAGTTAAGTTGCACTTACTTTGTATCCCTCTGATCTTATTCATGATTTTTAGTGGCCAAATTGCTTACTATGCAATTATTTTAACTTCGTTGCTCTGGCATGAAGCGGGTCATTTATTGGTCGCGATGCTTTGTGGCGTTAAGATAAAATCATGTGTTATTTCACCTTATGGAGGGGAAATTGAATTTGAAAATCCAGCAGCTGTGCAGACATCTTCACTACTTTGGATTGCACTAGGAGGACCAATCACCACAATACTGGGGATTGGCCTTGCTTTTTTCATGCCGGAGTTAATTGCAACACGATTAATTAATGTACAACTAGTGTTGCTAGCAATCAATCTCTTACCAATCATTCCACTCGACGGTGGCAGAATAGTATTAGCCTGTTTGTTTTTATTTTATCCAAGCGTGCGATTAGTTGAATATTATTATTCGCTTTCTCTCATTTTTGCCTCTATACTATTCATAATAACTTTAATAAATTTACCACAAACCATTTTTTTAGCTATTCTTTGCCTATTTATATGGCTACAAGTACTAAAAGAATGGAAATATCGCAAGTATCGTGTAGCATTTGAGAAATATGTAATGAACAGGTTGACTTGA
- a CDS encoding M23 family metallopeptidase encodes MFKKWKWVVMILLVATIILVIRLEDQGVIETPVRKLVTTSADMTYLSELGKSWLKKEDETIMVSSDVGQTELLTFANAQVFKEGFLLQYEVGLPVYAGQSGLVVFTGHTKYTGKTMTISYEDGTTVTYGMLDSLAQLPYTTVQANDLIGMKQTGQLYISIEKEKTHYNLEQIVQWLESTETDES; translated from the coding sequence TTGTTTAAAAAATGGAAATGGGTAGTTATGATTTTGCTTGTGGCTACAATCATACTAGTGATTCGATTAGAAGACCAAGGTGTAATAGAAACACCGGTGCGAAAGCTTGTAACAACTTCAGCAGATATGACATATTTAAGTGAGCTCGGAAAAAGTTGGCTTAAAAAAGAGGATGAAACGATAATGGTTTCAAGTGATGTAGGGCAAACTGAGCTATTAACATTCGCCAATGCGCAAGTTTTTAAAGAAGGTTTTTTGTTGCAATATGAAGTGGGCCTCCCTGTTTATGCGGGGCAAAGTGGACTCGTTGTTTTTACAGGCCATACAAAATATACAGGTAAAACGATGACGATTAGCTATGAAGATGGTACAACCGTCACTTACGGCATGCTTGATAGTTTAGCACAGCTTCCATATACGACTGTGCAGGCGAATGATTTAATTGGCATGAAGCAGACTGGACAACTCTATATTTCGATTGAAAAGGAAAAAACTCATTATAATTTAGAACAAATTGTACAGTGGCTTGAGTCGACGGAGACCGATGAAAGTTAA
- the minD gene encoding septum site-determining protein MinD — protein MGEAIVITSGKGGVGKTTTTANLGTALALQGKKVCLVDTDIGLRNLDVILGLENRIIYDLVDVVEGRCKIHQALIKDKRVDDKLFLLPAAQTTDKNAVTPEQMESLVEELKRDYDYVLIDCPAGIEQGYRNAVAGADHAIVVTTPEISAVRDADRIIGLLEQEEITAPKLIINRIRQHMMKNGDTLDVNEITTHLSIDLLGIIVDSEGVISSSNKGEPIVMDPANKASLGYRNIARRILGESVPLMAIEDEQRGMFSKIKALFSR, from the coding sequence GTGGGAGAAGCAATCGTCATAACCTCAGGTAAGGGCGGTGTCGGTAAAACGACAACAACGGCTAACCTCGGGACTGCATTGGCTCTACAAGGGAAAAAAGTATGTTTAGTAGATACAGATATTGGTTTAAGAAATTTAGATGTAATTTTAGGTCTCGAAAACCGTATTATTTATGATTTAGTTGATGTTGTTGAAGGACGTTGTAAAATCCATCAAGCGTTAATTAAAGATAAACGTGTAGATGATAAACTATTTTTATTACCTGCTGCTCAAACAACAGATAAGAACGCTGTCACACCTGAGCAAATGGAGAGCTTAGTAGAGGAATTAAAAAGAGACTATGATTATGTTTTAATTGATTGTCCAGCGGGAATTGAGCAAGGCTATCGTAATGCAGTAGCTGGTGCAGACCATGCTATTGTCGTAACGACACCAGAAATTTCTGCTGTTCGCGATGCGGATCGAATTATCGGACTGCTTGAGCAGGAAGAAATTACTGCGCCAAAACTTATCATTAACCGTATTCGTCAGCATATGATGAAAAATGGCGATACGCTAGATGTCAATGAAATTACGACGCACTTATCAATTGACCTGTTGGGTATTATCGTCGATAGTGAAGGTGTTATCTCTTCCTCAAATAAAGGTGAGCCAATCGTAATGGATCCAGCGAATAAAGCATCTTTAGGATACCGTAATATTGCGCGCCGTATTTTAGGTGAATCTGTGCCGCTCATGGCTATAGAGGATGAGCAAAGAGGTATGTTTTCAAAAATTAAAGCATTGTTTTCAAGATAA
- the minC gene encoding septum site-determining protein MinC, with translation MKKQLVNMKGTKDGFVLRLDDQCSYADLVEELKGKVSEGGIDGKVDVQLHLGYRYCSDEQVKELVKIVQETEQLIVAKVQSEVLTVHESNQKMIESQQDTYVGVVRSGQILRASGDIVIVGNVNPNGRVEAGGNVYVLGRLKGIVHAGVHGNKEAIIAASRLEATHIMIADQVEAMSDEHVKAINQADMACAFIGYDGRITYDQIHALKNIRPLLNVSKGGS, from the coding sequence ATGAAAAAACAATTAGTTAATATGAAGGGGACAAAGGACGGTTTTGTTCTTCGTTTAGACGATCAATGTTCGTATGCCGATTTAGTAGAAGAGCTAAAAGGAAAAGTTTCGGAAGGCGGTATCGATGGCAAGGTAGATGTCCAATTACATTTAGGCTATCGATACTGTTCGGATGAACAAGTAAAAGAGCTAGTAAAAATTGTTCAAGAAACGGAACAGCTAATTGTAGCAAAAGTGCAAAGTGAAGTACTGACTGTCCATGAAAGCAACCAGAAAATGATAGAAAGCCAACAAGATACATATGTAGGAGTGGTCAGGTCGGGACAAATTCTACGTGCCTCGGGGGATATAGTAATTGTGGGGAATGTGAATCCGAATGGACGTGTAGAAGCTGGTGGTAATGTATATGTCCTTGGTAGGCTAAAGGGAATTGTGCATGCAGGTGTACATGGCAACAAGGAAGCCATTATTGCGGCATCTCGTTTAGAAGCCACACATATAATGATTGCCGATCAAGTTGAGGCAATGTCAGATGAACATGTAAAAGCGATTAATCAAGCAGACATGGCTTGTGCATTTATCGGCTATGATGGGCGTATTACGTACGATCAAATTCATGCGTTAAAAAATATTCGACCATTGTTAAATGTGTCTAAGGGAGGAAGCTAG
- the mreD gene encoding rod shape-determining protein MreD gives MVRFLIPSVAVLLFLLEPEFAMLSPIEVSGHIYYLVPRFLILYLIFISIYYSRQRAVMYGLFFGVLYDVFYIDIIGLYSVLYPLICFLAGSIVKIIHQHLVVTTTISVVLVAILEFVLYQFFYLIAFTTIPLTEFLQSRLLPTIIANTLFLMILGWAFKYLINARVLQRAREVS, from the coding sequence ATGGTTCGATTTCTCATTCCCTCTGTTGCAGTATTGCTATTTTTACTAGAACCAGAGTTTGCTATGCTTTCACCGATTGAAGTAAGTGGGCATATCTATTATCTAGTACCCCGATTTTTAATTTTATACTTAATATTTATATCCATCTATTACAGCCGTCAACGTGCGGTAATGTATGGACTTTTTTTTGGTGTCTTGTATGATGTGTTTTACATTGATATTATTGGATTATATTCGGTACTCTATCCACTTATTTGTTTTTTAGCAGGGTCTATCGTGAAAATAATTCATCAGCACTTAGTTGTGACAACAACTATTTCAGTTGTTTTAGTAGCAATTTTAGAATTCGTACTCTATCAATTCTTCTATCTAATCGCTTTTACAACAATACCGTTAACGGAATTCTTACAATCACGACTACTGCCAACAATCATTGCTAATACATTATTTTTAATGATTCTTGGTTGGGCCTTCAAGTATCTAATTAATGCGCGTGTCTTACAGAGAGCACGTGAAGTTTCTTAA
- the mreC gene encoding rod shape-determining protein MreC has product MPQFFFNKKVILLLVGMVFLVALISFSLRDRTNATLPEQIIKDTVGVAQAIVAKPANYITGIFNNIDSLLNTYEENKRLKARLEDFAAVQAEALVLKSENEKLMELSKAESLKAFNPIQATVIARNPDQWEEKIILDKGSSHGVEKNMAVMTAKGLVGKITLVTPFTSEVELLYTNNPNYRVSAMVLGEKEAYGLIEGFDKERNELIMKRIDSSLTVKEGEKVVSSGLGGIFPKGVPIGEITEVSTDDFGLTKMAYVKPSADFSILENVVIAKRTLTIIDGSDGDATNEDLSNPQKATVEGEK; this is encoded by the coding sequence ATGCCACAGTTTTTTTTCAATAAGAAAGTAATACTGCTACTTGTGGGCATGGTTTTTCTTGTGGCATTGATTAGCTTCTCATTACGAGATCGGACGAATGCAACTTTACCAGAGCAAATTATTAAAGATACAGTCGGCGTCGCACAAGCTATTGTTGCGAAGCCGGCAAATTACATAACTGGTATTTTTAATAATATTGACTCCCTCTTAAACACGTACGAAGAAAATAAACGTTTAAAAGCACGCTTAGAAGATTTTGCAGCTGTACAAGCCGAAGCATTGGTTTTAAAATCTGAAAATGAAAAGCTAATGGAACTTTCAAAAGCTGAAAGTTTAAAAGCTTTTAATCCAATTCAAGCAACGGTGATTGCTAGAAATCCTGACCAATGGGAAGAAAAAATTATTTTAGATAAAGGTTCTTCTCATGGGGTAGAAAAAAATATGGCAGTTATGACAGCGAAAGGGCTAGTAGGTAAAATTACGCTCGTAACCCCTTTCACATCTGAAGTAGAGCTTTTATATACAAACAATCCTAACTACCGTGTTTCCGCGATGGTTTTAGGAGAAAAAGAGGCATACGGTTTAATCGAGGGCTTTGATAAAGAACGAAATGAACTCATTATGAAGCGAATCGATTCTAGCTTAACGGTGAAAGAAGGAGAAAAAGTAGTTTCTTCTGGTCTTGGTGGTATTTTCCCTAAAGGTGTACCAATCGGAGAAATTACGGAAGTAAGTACAGATGATTTTGGCTTAACAAAAATGGCTTATGTAAAACCATCTGCAGATTTTTCGATTTTAGAAAATGTTGTTATTGCTAAACGAACATTGACAATTATTGATGGTTCAGATGGTGATGCGACAAATGAAGATTTATCAAATCCACAAAAGGCTACTGTAGAGGGGGAAAAGTAA
- a CDS encoding rod shape-determining protein, translating into MFGLGSKDVGIDLGTANTLVFIKGKGIVLREPSVVAKNTKTGDIVAVGNDAKNMIGRTPGSIVAIRPMKDGVIADFDITTAMIEYYLKEACKNSGGNWKKPNVMICVPYGITSVEQRAVIDASRQAGAKEAFTIEEPFAAAIGANLPVWDPTGSMVVDIGGGTTEVAVISLGGIVTSESVRVGGDAMDQAIISYIRKSYNLTIGERTAEAVKMEIGTAFAEGPDEKMEIRGRDLLTGLPKTIEISSQEISESLREAVSSIIDGVRKTLEQTPPELSADVMERGIVLTGGGALLTNLDKVISRETNMPVFIAEDPLDCVAIGTGKALDHIDLIRQQQVKG; encoded by the coding sequence TTGTTTGGATTAGGTAGTAAAGATGTCGGGATTGACCTTGGCACAGCGAATACATTAGTTTTTATTAAAGGGAAGGGCATCGTTTTACGCGAGCCTTCTGTAGTAGCAAAGAATACAAAAACAGGAGATATCGTTGCAGTTGGTAATGATGCAAAAAATATGATTGGCCGTACACCTGGATCTATCGTGGCGATTCGTCCGATGAAAGATGGGGTTATTGCTGATTTTGATATTACAACAGCGATGATTGAATATTACTTAAAAGAAGCTTGTAAAAATTCTGGTGGTAATTGGAAAAAACCGAATGTGATGATTTGTGTGCCATATGGTATTACATCGGTTGAGCAACGTGCAGTTATCGATGCCTCTCGTCAAGCAGGTGCAAAAGAGGCGTTTACAATTGAGGAGCCATTTGCAGCAGCGATTGGAGCGAACTTACCTGTTTGGGATCCAACAGGGTCTATGGTAGTTGATATCGGTGGTGGTACAACAGAGGTAGCAGTTATTTCTTTAGGTGGTATCGTAACGAGTGAGTCTGTACGTGTCGGTGGGGATGCAATGGATCAAGCGATCATTTCCTATATCCGTAAATCGTATAACTTAACGATTGGTGAGCGTACAGCTGAAGCAGTAAAAATGGAGATTGGTACAGCATTTGCTGAAGGTCCAGATGAAAAAATGGAGATTAGAGGTCGTGACCTATTAACGGGCTTACCAAAAACGATTGAAATTTCATCTCAAGAAATTTCAGAATCATTGCGTGAAGCGGTATCGTCAATTATTGATGGTGTACGAAAAACGTTGGAACAAACACCTCCAGAGTTATCTGCTGACGTGATGGAGAGAGGTATCGTGTTAACAGGTGGTGGCGCGTTATTAACGAACTTAGACAAAGTTATTAGCCGTGAAACCAATATGCCAGTATTTATTGCTGAAGATCCATTAGATTGTGTCGCTATTGGGACAGGTAAAGCATTAGATCATATTGATTTAATTCGTCAACAACAAGTAAAAGGGTAA
- the radC gene encoding DNA repair protein RadC — protein sequence MIRDVNRADRPRERLLRQGAMSLSNQELLAILLRTGTKEESVLALANRVLSTFERLHHLKHATIEEMIAIKGIGEVKAIQILAAIELGRRLSQKQNDDKFTVRSPQDAAAYLMPDMTSLSQEHFVALFLNVKNQIMHKKTIFIGSLNASIVHPREIFREAVKRSAASIICAHNHPSGIPTPSPEDIEVTKRIQEAGFIIGIELLDHIIIGDHQFISLKEKGYF from the coding sequence ATGATTCGTGACGTCAATAGGGCAGATCGACCACGTGAAAGACTACTGCGTCAAGGTGCAATGAGCTTATCGAATCAAGAGCTATTAGCTATTTTACTAAGGACAGGTACTAAGGAAGAATCAGTTCTTGCACTGGCGAATCGTGTGTTAAGTACATTTGAACGTTTACACCATTTAAAACATGCAACCATTGAAGAAATGATTGCCATCAAAGGTATAGGGGAGGTAAAGGCAATCCAAATTTTGGCTGCCATAGAGCTTGGCCGGCGCTTGTCTCAAAAGCAAAATGATGATAAGTTTACCGTTCGTTCTCCGCAAGATGCCGCTGCATACCTTATGCCGGATATGACCTCTCTAAGTCAAGAACATTTTGTTGCCCTTTTCCTTAATGTCAAAAATCAAATTATGCATAAGAAAACGATATTTATTGGGAGCCTAAATGCCTCCATTGTGCATCCGAGAGAAATCTTCCGTGAGGCTGTCAAGCGCTCTGCCGCTTCTATTATTTGTGCGCATAATCATCCAAGCGGAATACCTACCCCCAGTCCAGAAGATATTGAGGTAACGAAAAGAATTCAGGAGGCTGGCTTTATTATTGGCATTGAGTTACTGGATCACATCATTATCGGTGACCACCAATTTATTAGCTTAAAAGAAAAAGGATATTTTTAG
- a CDS encoding Maf family protein, translated as MFERNHKLVLASASPRRKELLAMLDLPFEIVTSDVEETSVKATTMQDYVTGVALLKTRDVAKKVPAATIIGADTIVVFNNELLHKPKTREEAISHLSRLSGKRHAVMTAVAIIEPNGIETTFVEETAVVFHTLSQELIEAYVASGDPYDKAGGYGIQTAGTLLVERIEGDYNNVVGLPLAALFAQLIAKHIIQFAKE; from the coding sequence ATGTTTGAAAGAAATCATAAATTAGTACTTGCTTCTGCTTCACCACGACGAAAGGAACTGCTTGCTATGTTGGACCTTCCGTTTGAAATTGTAACAAGTGATGTAGAAGAGACAAGTGTAAAAGCAACAACCATGCAGGATTATGTAACAGGTGTGGCACTGCTAAAAACACGAGATGTAGCTAAGAAAGTGCCAGCAGCAACGATTATTGGCGCAGATACAATCGTCGTTTTTAACAATGAGTTACTGCATAAGCCAAAAACACGGGAGGAAGCTATTTCACACTTATCTCGTTTATCAGGCAAGCGTCATGCGGTGATGACAGCAGTTGCCATCATTGAACCGAATGGTATAGAAACAACATTTGTAGAAGAAACAGCAGTTGTATTCCATACTTTATCTCAGGAGCTTATAGAAGCCTATGTAGCATCTGGAGACCCTTATGATAAGGCGGGCGGTTATGGTATTCAAACAGCTGGAACCCTTTTAGTTGAACGAATTGAAGGAGATTACAACAATGTTGTAGGCTTACCACTTGCAGCGTTGTTTGCGCAATTGATAGCGAAGCATATTATTCAATTTGCGAAGGAGTGA
- a CDS encoding helix-turn-helix domain-containing protein — protein MAFEYLAQYITFESVADMDKSVEDHMAAHYYDLTESERAIVYKLASHSLEHTGACHLKASTIADALEISTKTVYRSVKKLESLGIIEKVPGTKLNGIKGASIYRILPYVPSSVSQRMTSDEASNDEVCRPQSENQPSNSFNLLSSKQANNIMSLGNELALHAEKKKEYMNEYQVMLFDFMNSLPLADNLKDELHKVVLATQVQSVSDFIKAKNVLFKIAMDIKEGTLTVASTLRAVFVGAYRKAVERSNNRLYKSHSIEETPYKERPVPFYNWLNERDNSTQICSKPNLENWLEW, from the coding sequence ATGGCATTTGAATACTTAGCTCAATATATAACATTCGAATCAGTAGCAGATATGGATAAGAGTGTGGAGGATCACATGGCGGCTCATTATTACGATTTAACAGAATCAGAGCGTGCCATCGTTTATAAACTTGCTTCTCACAGTTTGGAACATACTGGAGCATGTCATTTAAAAGCTTCTACAATTGCTGATGCATTGGAGATCAGTACCAAGACAGTTTATCGAAGTGTTAAAAAATTAGAGTCATTAGGCATCATTGAAAAAGTACCAGGAACGAAATTAAACGGCATCAAAGGGGCTAGTATTTATCGCATTTTACCTTATGTCCCATCGAGCGTGTCCCAACGAATGACATCCGATGAAGCTAGTAATGACGAGGTTTGTCGTCCACAATCTGAAAACCAACCATCTAATTCATTTAATCTTTTAAGTTCTAAACAAGCAAATAATATTATGAGTCTTGGTAATGAATTGGCTTTGCATGCAGAAAAGAAAAAAGAGTATATGAATGAGTATCAAGTTATGCTGTTCGATTTCATGAATAGTTTGCCGTTAGCTGATAACTTGAAAGATGAATTGCACAAGGTTGTATTGGCTACACAGGTTCAAAGTGTATCTGACTTCATTAAAGCTAAAAATGTTCTATTCAAAATTGCTATGGATATTAAAGAAGGTACGTTAACTGTAGCAAGTACATTAAGAGCCGTATTTGTAGGGGCGTATAGAAAGGCTGTAGAGCGTTCAAATAATAGGTTATATAAATCACACTCTATAGAAGAAACTCCATATAAAGAACGTCCAGTGCCTTTTTACAATTGGTTAAATGAACGTGATAACAGTACACAAATATGTAGTAAACCCAATTTAGAAAATTGGTTAGAATGGTGA
- a CDS encoding helix-turn-helix transcriptional regulator — protein MSMAKKIKLLMVERDVTAGKLAEMLGTSQSNISNKLKRDNFSENELEEIANALDAKYEAHFVLEDGRKF, from the coding sequence ATGAGCATGGCAAAGAAAATTAAGTTGTTAATGGTTGAAAGAGATGTAACAGCTGGTAAACTGGCTGAAATGTTAGGCACTTCCCAATCCAATATTTCTAATAAGCTAAAGAGAGATAATTTTAGTGAAAATGAATTAGAGGAAATCGCAAACGCATTAGATGCAAAATATGAGGCTCATTTTGTTTTAGAGGATGGACGCAAATTTTAA
- a CDS encoding SHOCT domain-containing protein produces the protein MDTIAETIKFAGFGKKKAMSKQIQMFDDKLTDQGETLLAVCASVKGTKQLYVTDKRIILHEIKGIVSNDERSIPLSSISSINISNKLVYSKIEIVSTGNKAIIDDVPAHIALEIKAGIENLKTMAKTSSAPAAKEKKDMFDVADEIRELKDLLDDGILTQEEFDAKKKQLLGI, from the coding sequence ATGGATACAATAGCAGAAACAATAAAATTTGCAGGCTTTGGAAAGAAGAAAGCAATGTCTAAACAGATTCAAATGTTTGATGATAAGCTCACAGATCAAGGTGAAACACTACTTGCTGTATGTGCATCTGTAAAAGGTACAAAACAGCTTTATGTAACAGACAAACGTATTATCTTACATGAAATCAAAGGTATTGTTTCAAATGATGAAAGAAGCATCCCTTTATCCTCGATTAGCAGCATTAACATTTCTAATAAGCTTGTTTACTCAAAGATTGAAATCGTATCTACTGGAAACAAAGCAATCATTGACGATGTACCAGCGCATATTGCACTTGAAATTAAAGCAGGTATTGAGAACTTAAAAACAATGGCCAAAACATCATCTGCTCCTGCAGCTAAAGAGAAAAAGGATATGTTTGATGTTGCCGATGAAATTCGTGAATTGAAAGACTTATTGGATGATGGGATATTAACGCAAGAAGAATTTGACGCGAAGAAAAAACAATTATTAGGGATATAG
- a CDS encoding helix-turn-helix domain-containing protein, giving the protein MFTLNDVMTIPEASERWGISNDTIHSRIRTIAKDDAKFQAAFEAGLIKKSHGAWLITSSLMKMWFGSEVKIKDNE; this is encoded by the coding sequence ATGTTTACACTAAATGATGTCATGACTATTCCAGAAGCTTCTGAAAGATGGGGTATAAGTAATGATACAATACATAGTCGAATCCGCACTATTGCGAAAGATGATGCGAAATTTCAAGCAGCATTTGAGGCAGGATTAATAAAAAAATCACATGGGGCATGGTTAATAACGTCTTCATTAATGAAAATGTGGTTTGGATCAGAAGTAAAAATAAAAGACAATGAATAG
- a CDS encoding N-acetylmuramoyl-L-alanine amidase, producing MVVTRKKLVPDVQANKVTYGKGNAKKFIVVHETDNTRSGADADAHARLQYNGNSRSASWHYTVDDKEAVQSFEHAWRCWAAGSTTGNNQGIQVEVCVNGDGNYPKAMQNAAELVAKIMKDENIPISNVVQHNYFSGKNCPRNVREGKITWSQFITMVKNASGNVQQQKPVSDNNKYRVLTGTYATRQAAENVLDVLKHRFGWVAYSEQDGVKWRVKTGTFTGMAAAQAGASKIKTAKLAQVTNIVAE from the coding sequence ATGGTTGTAACTCGTAAAAAATTAGTACCTGACGTACAAGCGAACAAGGTTACTTATGGAAAAGGAAACGCTAAAAAGTTTATCGTTGTTCATGAAACAGATAATACACGTTCCGGAGCAGATGCAGACGCGCACGCACGTTTACAATACAATGGTAATAGTCGTTCAGCTTCCTGGCATTATACTGTGGACGACAAAGAAGCTGTACAATCTTTTGAACATGCTTGGAGATGTTGGGCAGCAGGAAGCACGACAGGTAATAATCAAGGTATACAAGTAGAGGTTTGCGTAAATGGTGATGGTAACTATCCAAAGGCAATGCAAAATGCTGCAGAGTTAGTTGCCAAAATCATGAAGGATGAAAACATTCCAATTAGTAATGTTGTTCAGCACAATTATTTTAGCGGCAAAAATTGCCCTCGAAATGTACGTGAAGGTAAAATTACATGGTCACAATTTATTACAATGGTTAAAAATGCAAGTGGTAATGTACAGCAACAAAAACCAGTTAGCGATAATAATAAATACCGTGTACTTACTGGCACATACGCCACACGACAAGCTGCCGAAAATGTCTTAGATGTATTAAAACATCGTTTCGGATGGGTTGCGTATAGTGAGCAAGATGGTGTTAAATGGCGTGTTAAAACAGGTACATTTACTGGAATGGCTGCAGCACAAGCGGGAGCTAGTAAAATTAAAACAGCTAAGTTAGCCCAGGTAACAAATATTGTAGCTGAATGA
- a CDS encoding phage holin, whose product MKINWKVRLQHKQFWVSLIALLIVLANQIAGIFYVDITIYNAQITALSETVLSILGLLGIIIDPTTKGASDSTQAMDYDKPKDGGQ is encoded by the coding sequence ATGAAAATTAATTGGAAAGTACGTTTACAACATAAGCAATTTTGGGTGTCATTAATTGCATTACTTATTGTGCTCGCTAATCAAATTGCGGGCATTTTTTATGTTGATATTACGATTTATAATGCACAAATTACTGCTCTTTCAGAGACGGTATTAAGTATTTTAGGATTGCTTGGTATTATCATCGACCCTACAACAAAAGGGGCGTCAGATAGCACGCAGGCAATGGATTATGACAAACCTAAGGACGGTGGACAATAA